Proteins encoded within one genomic window of Eleutherodactylus coqui strain aEleCoq1 chromosome 1, aEleCoq1.hap1, whole genome shotgun sequence:
- the SLITRK3 gene encoding SLIT and NTRK-like protein 3 translates to MKPSPAETRLNGRILWIILLSTIALAWTTPIPLIEDSEEIDEPCFDPCYCEVKESLFHIYCENKGFTNISQISESWSRPFKLYLQRNLMRKLYTNSFLHLNNAVSINLGNNALQDIQAGAFNGLKVLKRLYLHENKLDIFRNDTFMGLESLEYLQADYNVIKRIESGAFRNLNKLRVLILNDNHIPLLPTNLFKSVSLTHLDLRGNRLKILSYRGMLDHIGRSIMEIQLAENPWNCTCEIVQLKSWLERIPYTVLVGDITCESPFHFHGKDLRDIKRGKLCPLLSESEVEASLGIPQLPSSRENTWPTKPSSMLSSFHVTASSVEYKTSNKQPTTTKQPRAPKPPPTPRGLYPGPNQPPIAGYQTRPPIPIICPTGCSCSLHINDLGLTVNCKEKGIHNISELLPRPLNAKKLYLSGNLIQKIYRSDFWNFSSLDLLHLGNNRISYVQEGAFINLPSLKSLYLNGNDIERLTPGMFRGLQSLNYLYFEYNMIREIQPAAFSLMPNLKLLFLNDNLLRTLPTDAFAGTSLARLNLRNNHFLYLPVAGVLEHLNAIVQIDLKQNPWDCSCDIVPLKQWIDTISSVIVVGEVLCTSPENLTNKDLKSIEMEVLCPEMLHATISSAFPGNMVPTTSSVLDYSTPGGAIPLSVLILSLLILFFSAVFVAAGLFAFVLRRRKKLPFRKRQEVDLTGIQMQCRIFEDRPNNSPEKAPGHVYDYIPHPVTQMCNNPIYKPREEEMGDEFSETKENNTNYRTLIEKEKEWTMAVSNSQLNTIVTVNQSGEVPSFHENGVIFPGIIDRERPAPTVGFVDCIYGTVPKLKELHVHPPGMQYPDLQQDARLKETLLFSAGKGFSDQTQSEYLELRAKLQTKPDYLEVLEKNTYRF, encoded by the coding sequence ATGAAACCATCTCCAGCAGAAACCCGTCTAAATGGACGTATATTGTGGATAATTCTTTTAAGCACAATTGCTCTCGCATGGACTACACCAATTCCCTTGattgaggattcagaggaaataGACGAACCATGCTTTGATCCTTGTTACTGTGAAGTGAAAGAGAGCCTTTTCCACATTTATTGTGAAAATAAAGGATTTACAAATATTAGCCAGATTTCAGAGTCCTGGTCTCGACCCTTTAAACTGTACCTTCAGAGAAATTTGATGAGAAAATTGTACACCAACAGTTTTCTTCATTTGAACAATGCCGTGTCTATTAATCTCGGGAACAATGCATTGCAGGACATTCAGGCAGGAGCCTTTAATGGTTTGAAAGTTCTGAAGAGGCTTTACTTGCACGAAAACAAACTTGACATTTTTAGAAATGACACTTTTATGGGGCTGGAAAGCTTGGAGTATCTACAAGCAGACTATAATGTAATTAAAAGGATTGAGAGTGGGGCCTTTAGAAATCTAAATAAGCTGAGGGTATTAATTCTCAATGATAACCACATCCCCTTGCTTCCAACAAATTTATTCAAGTCTGTGTCTCTAACACACTTGGACTTGCGTGGAAACCGATTAAAGATCCTTTCTTACAGAGGTATGTTGGATCATATAGGCAGAAGTATTATGGAAATTCAGCTAGCTGAGAATCCTTGGAACTGTACTTGTGAGATTGTGCAGTTGAAAAGCTGGCTGGAACGTATTCCTTATACCGTGCTGGTTGGGGACATTACATGTGAAAGCCCCTTTCACTTTCATGGCAAAGATCTAAGGGATATAAAACGAGGTAAACTTTGCCCCTTGTTATCAGAAAGTGAGGTTGAGGCGAGTCTGGGTATACCCCAGCTACCTTCAAGCAGAGAAAACACATGGCCTACTAAGCCATCATCTATGTTGTCATCCTTTCATGTCACTGCTTCTTCTGTGGAGTACAAGACATCAAATAAGCAACCCACTACTACCAAGCAGCCCAGAGCTCCAAAACCTCCACCGACACCAAGAGGCCTTTATCCGGGCCCAAATCAACCTCCTATAGCTGGCTACCAGACTAGACCACCCATACCAATTATCTGCCCAACCGGATGTTCTTGCAGTTTGCATATCAATGATTTGGGTTTGACTGTAAACTGTAAAGAGAAAGGAATCCACAATATTTCCGAACTGCTGCCTAGACCTCTCAATGCTAAGAAGCTTTACTTGAGTGGTAACTTAATACAGAAAATCTATAGGTCTGATTTTTGGAATTTTTCTTCTTTGGATTTATTGCACCTTGGAAACAACCGAATATCTTACGTCCAGGAAGGAGCCTTTATCAATCTCCCTAGTTTGAAAAGCCTGTATTTGAATGGGAATGACATTGAAAGGCTGACGCCTGGCATGTTCAGGGGTTTACAAAGTTTGAATTATTTATATTTTGAGTATAACATGATAAGGGAGATCCAGCCTGCTGCTTTCAGTCTAATGCCAAATCTGAAGTTGCTGTTTCTCAATGACAATCTGCTGAGAACACTCCCAACCGATGCTTTTGCAGGCACTTCACTGGCAAGGCTAAATCTTAGAAACAACCACTTTCTTTACCTTCCTGTGGCTGGAGTCCTGGAGCACCTTAATGCCATCGTGCAGATTGACTTGAAGCAGAACCCATGGGATTGTTCCTGTGACATCGTTCCTCTTAAACAGTGGATAGACACCATCAGCTCCGTCATTGTGGTTGGTGAGGTGTTGTGTACAAGCCCTGAAAATCTGACAAACAAGGATCTAAAGTCAATAGAAATGGAAGTGTTGTGTCCAGAGATGCTGCATGCTACCATTTCTTCAGCTTTTCCTGGAAACATGGTGCCCACAACCTCTTCAGTGCTTGATTACAGCACACCAGGGGGTGCCATTCCACTTTCAGTCCTCATCCTCAGTCTCCTAATACTCTTCTTCTCTGCTGTTTTTGTGGCTGCAGGCCTTTTTGCTTTTGTGCTGAGAAGGCGCAAGAAATTGCCTTTCAGAAAAAGACAAGAGGTTGATTTGACTGGCATCCAAATGCAGTGTAGAATTTTTGAGGATAGACCGAACAATTCCCCAGAGAAGGCTCCTGGCCATGTGTATGACTACATCCCACATCCAGTAACCCAGATGTGTAACAATCCCATCTACAAACCTAGAGAGGAAGAGATGGGGGACGAATTttcagaaacaaaagaaaataacacaaattaTAGGACCTTaatagaaaaagagaaagagtgGACCATGGCAGTGTCAAATTCTCAGCTTAATACTATAGTTACTGTCAATCAAAGTGGGGAAGTACCAAGTTTTCATGAGAATGGGGTAATCTTTCCTGGCATAATTGACCGGGAACGGCCAGCCCCCACGGTGGGGTTTGTGGACTGCATTTATGGCACAGTACCTAAATTAAAGGAGCTACACGTACACCCGCCTGGCATGCAATACCCTGATTTACAGCAGGATGCCAGATTAAAAGAAACCCTACTTTTCTCAGCTGGAAAGGGGTTTTCAGACCAAACCCAAAGTGAATACCTCGAGTTAAGGGCCAAACTCCAAACCAAGCCGGATTACCTCGAAGTCCTGGAAAAAAATACTTATAGATTCTAA